The Microbacterium sp. SORGH_AS_0862 region GCAGCCGAGCGCGAAGACTCATCGTGCGCTCCTCGTCTCGCCGGTACCGTTCCTACACGCTATCGCGCGGCGTGTGTGCGTGCGCGAGTCGGGAGCCCGCTTCGCGAAGCCATCGTCGCGGATCCGACAGTGCCGCGGAGGTGCAGCCCGCCACCTCCGCCAGTGACAGGTCATCCGGTCCGGAAGCCACCCCGAACCGGCCCGCGACGACGCTCACGGGTACGCCTCTGGCCTCCGCGTACGCGCGGACCACGCCGGGCGCCTTACCCAGCAGCGACTGGGAGTCGTAGGACCCCTCGCCCGTGATCACACGCTCCGCGCCCGCGAGGGCGGCGTCGAGTCCGATCGTCTCGGCGACCGCGTCCGCCCCCGACGCGAGCTGGGCGCCCCAGGCGAGGAGACCGAAACCACATCCGCCGGCAGCTCCCGCCCCCGCTGTGCCCGGGGCGGCGCCGATGACCCGAGCCCACCGCGTCAGCGCGGTCTCGATCCGGTCGACCTGATCGGGATCGGCTCCCTTCTGCGGACCGAACACCCGCGCGGCGCCGTCGGGGCCCAGGAGCGGGGCGCGGACGTCGGAGAGCACGAGGATCCCGTCGACCGGCGGCGGCAGGAGCCCGCCGGCGTCGAAGGATGCGGCCTGTGCGAGTCCGGCGGCTCCGGAGGGGACCTGGCGACCGTCCGCATCCCGGACGATCGCGCCCAGCGCGGTCAGCACTCCCGCGCCGCCGTCGCTGGACACGCTCCCGCCGATTCCGAGCAGCAGGCGGGTGGCCCCCGCCGCGAGAGCGGCGCGGATGGCTTCGCCGAATCCGAGCGTGTGCGTCGCCAGCGGGTCGACCGCCTCGTCCGCCTCCACGAGCTCCATACCGGAGGTGCACGCCAGCTCGACCACGGCGGTGCGGGGGTGATCGCCCGGCAGCATCAGCCAATGGGAGCCGATCCGTCGCCCCGTCGGACCGGTCACGGTGACGGGGACGCGTCGAGATCCCGGGATCGCGGCGGCGAACGCATCCAGGGTGCCTTCGCCGCCATCGGCCATGGGCCGCAGCAGCAGCTCGTCGTCGGGGCGGACGCTCCGCCATCCGTCGGCCAGCGCGCGTGCCGCGCTCGTCGCGTCGATCGATCCCTTGAAGCTGTCGGGAGCGACGACGATCCGCGAGCGGGCGGGGGAGACGAGGGCGGACACCTGTCGATCGTCGCAGCCGGAGCCCGCGAGCGGTATCCCGCAGCGAAGTGCCCCGCGACCGAGGCCGCGGGGCACTTCTGTTCCGGACTACTTGTCTGTTCCGGACTACTTGAGGGCGTCCTTGACGTTCTCACCAGCCTGCTTGAGATCGGACTTGGCCTGCTCGGCCTTGCCCTCGGCCTCGAGCTTCTCGTTGCCCGTGACCTTGCCGGCAGCCTCCTTGGCCTTGCCGACGAGGTCCTCAGCAGCGTTCTTGATCTTGTCGTCGAGTCCCATGAGGGTCTCCTTTCTCTTCTTTCGGATGACCCGCGCCCGGTGCGCGGTCACGTGAGGGTGCGCCGGTCCGAGGCGAGACGCGCTCGGAGTCCTGCGTGAAGTGAGATGTACGTCCGCGTGGGGCGGTCCAGGAGCGCATCGAGACGGGCGCCGACGGCGGCGACGTGGTCGGCGATCTCGCGCGGCGACGCCTGGGGGCGGGGAGTCACGGACACATGGAGCACGGGCGCGTTGCGAACGTCGTCGGCCACGACGCGCGTCGAGAGGATGTCCGCCCGTCGCGCCAGCGATGCGGTGACCGCGTCGGAGGCGAATCCCTCCCGGACGACGACACGGCCGGGCGCCGCATCCGTCTCGGTGCTGCGCAGCACGGTGCGTGAACGCCGGTGCGCCAGCAGCGCGACCGGGACGAGCAGGAGCACGATGAGGATCACCGCGCCGGCGACCGCGCCGAGCCCCGC contains the following coding sequences:
- a CDS encoding glycerate kinase; protein product: MSALVSPARSRIVVAPDSFKGSIDATSAARALADGWRSVRPDDELLLRPMADGGEGTLDAFAAAIPGSRRVPVTVTGPTGRRIGSHWLMLPGDHPRTAVVELACTSGMELVEADEAVDPLATHTLGFGEAIRAALAAGATRLLLGIGGSVSSDGGAGVLTALGAIVRDADGRQVPSGAAGLAQAASFDAGGLLPPPVDGILVLSDVRAPLLGPDGAARVFGPQKGADPDQVDRIETALTRWARVIGAAPGTAGAGAAGGCGFGLLAWGAQLASGADAVAETIGLDAALAGAERVITGEGSYDSQSLLGKAPGVVRAYAEARGVPVSVVAGRFGVASGPDDLSLAEVAGCTSAALSDPRRWLREAGSRLAHAHTPRDSV
- a CDS encoding CsbD family protein — encoded protein: MGLDDKIKNAAEDLVGKAKEAAGKVTGNEKLEAEGKAEQAKSDLKQAGENVKDALK